The Lacipirellula parvula genome window below encodes:
- the rpmE gene encoding 50S ribosomal protein L31, translating into MKADIHPAYYETQVTCGCGNAFTTRSTRKELKLDICSACHPFYTGKLKFVDAAGRIEKFKTKFAGAGYASLGKKTADKKVAAEK; encoded by the coding sequence ATGAAAGCCGACATCCATCCCGCCTACTACGAAACCCAGGTCACCTGCGGTTGCGGCAACGCCTTCACGACGCGCAGCACCCGCAAGGAGCTGAAGCTCGATATCTGCAGCGCTTGCCATCCCTTCTATACCGGCAAGTTGAAGTTCGTCGACGCGGCCGGCCGCATCGAGAAGTTCAAGACCAAGTTCGCTGGCGCTGGCTACGCAAGCCTCGGCAAGAAGACTGCCGACAAGAAGGTTGCGGCCGAGAAGTAG
- the prfA gene encoding peptide chain release factor 1, whose product MRDLLEKTLSRFEELEGQLVDPVILGDSAKLTAAIREHGSLNRLATKYRRFKELNVEIAEAREMVEGDDLDMRELAEGELPGLVEAREELWNELLTLTLGGADANRTRCVMEIRGGTGGDEAALFARDLYEMYKRHAEVKRWKIEILDHSATELGGFKEISLSIEGEGVYRELQYESGGHRVQRVPATETQGRIHTSAATVAVMPEPEDVEVNIKPDDYRLDKFCASGPGGQHVNKTESAVRLTHYETGIVVQCQDEKSQHKNIAKALRVLKARVYEVKREAEEKKRSEERKTLVGSGDRSQRIRTYNFPDNRVTDHRIGLTLYKLDQIIAGNLQPVTDALVDYDRQQLRDAFAVTE is encoded by the coding sequence ATGCGCGATCTCCTCGAAAAAACCCTTAGCCGTTTCGAGGAACTCGAAGGCCAGCTCGTCGACCCCGTCATCCTCGGCGACTCCGCCAAGCTGACCGCGGCGATCCGCGAGCATGGCTCGCTCAACCGTCTCGCCACCAAGTACCGGCGGTTCAAAGAGCTCAACGTCGAGATCGCTGAAGCCCGCGAAATGGTCGAGGGCGACGACCTCGACATGCGCGAACTGGCTGAGGGCGAATTGCCCGGCTTGGTCGAAGCTCGCGAAGAGCTCTGGAACGAGCTGCTCACCCTCACGCTCGGCGGCGCCGATGCGAACCGCACCCGCTGCGTGATGGAAATCCGCGGCGGCACCGGCGGCGACGAAGCGGCCCTCTTCGCTCGCGACCTGTACGAAATGTACAAGCGCCACGCGGAAGTGAAGCGTTGGAAGATCGAGATCCTCGATCACAGCGCCACGGAACTCGGCGGTTTCAAGGAAATCTCCCTGTCGATCGAAGGGGAAGGGGTCTACCGCGAGTTGCAGTACGAGTCGGGCGGCCATCGCGTGCAGCGCGTCCCCGCGACCGAAACGCAGGGCCGCATCCACACCTCCGCGGCCACCGTCGCCGTGATGCCCGAGCCGGAAGACGTTGAAGTGAACATCAAGCCGGACGATTACCGGCTCGACAAATTCTGCGCGAGCGGCCCGGGCGGTCAGCACGTCAACAAGACTGAATCGGCGGTGCGGCTCACCCACTACGAGACCGGCATCGTCGTCCAGTGCCAGGACGAAAAGAGCCAGCACAAAAACATCGCCAAGGCCCTCCGCGTGCTCAAGGCCCGCGTGTACGAGGTGAAGCGCGAAGCCGAAGAGAAAAAGCGTTCCGAAGAGCGGAAGACGCTCGTCGGCTCCGGCGATCGCAGTCAACGGATCCGCACGTACAATTTCCCCGACAACCGCGTGACCGACCACCGCATTGGGCTCACGCTCTACAAGCTCGACCAAATCATCGCCGGCAACCTGCAACCGGTGACCGACGCGCTCGTCGATTACGACCGCCAACAACTCCGCGACGCCTTCGCCGTGACCGAATAA